The following are encoded in a window of Castanea sativa cultivar Marrone di Chiusa Pesio chromosome 5, ASM4071231v1 genomic DNA:
- the LOC142633870 gene encoding uncharacterized protein LOC142633870, translated as MKEEEVNRCQIQEWYPKFKSVSIKTQIHELPESFIQYLLDDSGPFLLPVSISNDDALPNRIHNPEEEEDYQVSEGSGDESEKPLPPPSFPELELKIKESIKSLGGSVFPKLNWSAPKDSAWISTIGTLQCTTFSEITLLLRASDSLIHDLCHAYDSCTDKSLSRPPSFFLALRKWYPSLLPEMEFRCFVWGQNLVGISQREVTTFYPVLLEKKSNIEWLIRQFYEDQVRLKFESENYTFDVYVTKDERVKVLDFNPWGAFTLPLLFNWEELEQNTGEEGDQVDFRIVESQCGVRPGMKTAVPFDYLDTSSGSGWDQFLRNADEELQQQIRSSGAGA; from the coding sequence atgaaggaagaagaagTGAACCGATGCCAGATTCAGGAATGGTACCCAAAATTTAAGTCTGTTTCCATTaaaacccaaatccatgaaCTTCCAGAATCCTTTATCCAGTACCTTCTTGATGATTCTGGCCCTTTCCTTCTACCTGTTTCCATCTCAAATGATGATGCCCTACCTAATAGAATTCATAATccagaagaggaagaagactATCAGGTATCGGAAGGATCTGGAGATGAGTCTGAAAAACCTTTGCCACCCCCTTCTTTCCCAGAACTTGAATTGAAGATTAAGGAATCTATCAAATCACTAGGGGGTTCagtttttcctaaattgaattGGAGTGCACCTAAAGACTCAGCTTGGATCAGCACCATTGGGACACTCCAATGCACCACGTTCAGTGAGATTACACTCTTGCTAAGAGCATCTGACTCCTTGATCCATGATTTGTGTCATGCATATGATTCATGCACTGATAAGTCATTGTCAAGACCCCCAAGTTTCTTCCTTGCACTCCGCAAGTGGTACCCATCCCTTCTGCCAGAGATGGAATTCCGTTGTTTTGTATGGGGTCAAAACCTAGTTGGTATTTCTCAGCGTGAGGTCACTACTTTTTACCCTGTTCTTCTTGAGAAGAAAAGTAATATTGAGTGGTTGATCAGGCAATTTTATGAGGATCAAGTGAGGCTGAAATTTGAATCAGAGAATTACACATTTGATGTTTATGTTACAAAGGATGAGCGGGTTAAGGTTTTGGATTTCAACCCTTGGGGTGCATTTACATTGCCATTGTTGTTTAATTGGGAGGAGTTAGAGCAGAACACTGGGGAAGAAGGAGACCAAGTAGACTTTAGAATTGTGGAGAGCCAGTGTGGTGTTAGGCCAGGTATGAAGACAGCAGTGCCATTCGATTACTTGGATACCAGCTCTGGGAGTGGCTGGGATCAATTTTTGAGGAATGCTGATGAAGAGTTACAACAGCAGATCAGGTCTTCTGGAGCAGGTGCTTGA
- the LOC142637264 gene encoding uncharacterized protein LOC142637264, which produces MTVIDINLYYGGELCNDDENEGLPFKGRGIKCYYIQLHHRLKTLNDLKRIIMEELRVNPILHDIKITFRSPHEVLHERINYRYMAIEEDKHMKIMFDRMERMTQIIAIELYISVEPHAEVGGEEMQQTTPIENNGGHRYQDESFTHLEEEDEEYVDHTVINGEDLDDRDEYEETIEGSDFDKNVDDHEIAANIHTNDIVDCDENDVEDDIGVQHVTNTIPTYTPPAPSFYANTWKNMVDPSNVEIPFASNWQEGMDFSKGLIFANKEAVKRALTIYAAKENKNFIVSRSTKVKLCAKCRDESCKWYVGAFMKPKLHGQWVVTVYVGPHTCISLGLPKDGRMMDSNFVASELLPILLKKHTTTVHDLKTNMSKKFGHELSYYKVWDAKQKAIAKIFGDWEESYQRLQKLLLAYIDQDPGTRFFYHTTPGSVAGTSLLHYVFWAFAPCIDGFKYCKPVISIDGTHLYGKYQGKLLIAMTTDANNKVFPLAFAVVDIESESSWKWFLECLRETIGGVILDEGICIISDQHESIKNAIATWPKDENGRLRVFHRYCLIHVTSNFNTHFQDPFLKSLVLKAGYAIQEAKFDNIMDSIKNAEIEAIKKKLTIGINGGDPKPFKPHTYLMREPVDMWTQSHDGGKRYGAMTTNISECFNGVLKGARGLPIAAMVEFTWSKLVAYFHDRHKDITHDLSEGKRWSEYAMSIYCANKLKAAQHHVREFNNQDDIYQVFTSYNDHSTGGGHSYEIRLMDRTCGCGEWQNIKIPCSHLIKVCELLHIDPTKYIDPYYSLENAINSYSHGFTVPKSESLWRDADGLKWLPDPKLLRDKGRPVKSRIRNEMDGVRRRQRSRREESDLRENQPKQRCGLCHEEGHNRRKCPDSCGASTSGYLPN; this is translated from the coding sequence ATGACTGTGATTGATATAAATTTATACTATGGTGGAGAGCTTTGCAATGATGATGAGAATGAGGGATTGCCATTTAAAGGGCGGGGTATCAAGTGCTATTATATTCAGTTACATCATAGATTGAAGACCCTGAATGATTTGAAGAGGATAATTATGGAAGAATTGCGTGTGAACCCTATTTTGCATgacattaaaattacttttcgTTCTCCACATGAAGTCCTCCATGAACGCATTAACTACAGGTATATGGCGATAGAAGAAGACAAACATATGAAGATCATGTTTGATAGGATGGAGAGAATGACTCAAATAATTGCTATTGAGTTGTACATAAGTGTGGAGCCGCATGCAGAAGTTGGCGGTGAGGAAATGCAACAAACAACACCAATTGAGAACAACGGCGGCCATAGATATCAAGATGAATCTTTTACACATCTAGAGGAGGAAGATGAGGAATATGTTGATCATACTGTCATTAATGGTGAAGATCTTGACGATAGAGATGAGTATGAAGAGACAATTGAGGGAAGTGACTTTGACAAAAATGTTGATGACCATGAAATTGCTGCCAATATTCACACCAATGATATAGTTGATTGTGATGAAAATGATGTGGAAGATGATATTGGTGTCCAGCATGTTACAAACACAATCCCTACATACACACCTCCTGCTCCGTCATTCTatgcaaatacttggaaaaatatggttgatccttcaaATGTTGAGATTCCATTTGCTTCTAATTGGCAAGAGGGGATGGATTTTAGTAAAGGGTTGATTTTTGCCAACAAAGAGGCAGTGAAGCgtgcattaacaatttatgcagctaaggaaaacaaaaattttatagtCAGTAGGTCCACCAAGGTGAAACTGTGTGCGAAATGCAGGGATGAGTCATGCAAATGGTATGTCGGGGCATTCATGAAGCCTAAACTTCATGGACAATGGGTGGTCACAGTTTATGTGGGTCCTCACACTTGTATATCCCTTGGGTTGCCAAAagatggtagaatgatggattctaattttgttgcatcagaACTTCTTCCGATTTTACTCAAGAAACACACTACCACAGTCCATGATCTCAAAACTAACATGAGCAAGAAGTTTGGCCATGAGCTTTCTTATTATAAGGTAtgggatgcaaaacaaaaagctattgcaaagatatttggagattgggaagagtcttaccaaaggttgCAAAAGTTGTTATTGGCATACATTGATCAGGATCCGGGTACTCGGTTTTTCTATCATACCACACCTGGGAGTGTAGCAGGTACTAGTTTATTGCActatgtattttgggcttttGCTCCATGCATTGATGGATTCAAATATTGCAAGCCAGtaatcagtattgatgggacccatttgtatggtaaatatcaagGAAAGTTGTTGATTGCAATGAcaaccgatgctaacaacaaggtatttCCTCTTGCCTTTGCCGTTGTGGATATTGAGTCAGAGTCTAGTTGGAAGTGGTTTTTAGAATGCCTTAGGGAGACAATAGGGGGTGTGATACTTGATGAgggcatttgcataatttctgaccAACATGAGAGTATCAAAAATGCTATTGCAACTTGGCCTAAGGATGAAAATGGAAGATTAAGGGTATTTCATCGATATTGCCTTATACATGTCACTAGCAACTTTAACACACATTTTCAAGACCCGTTTCTAAAGTCATTGGTCTTGAAAGCAGGATATGCTATTCAGGAAGCAAAATTTGATAACATAATGGACTCCATTAAGAATGCCGAGATTGAAGCCATTAAAAAGAAGTTGACCATTGGCATTAATGGAGGTGATCCCAAACCCTTTAAGCCACACACATATCTAATGAGGGAGCCTGTGGACATGTGGACCcagtcacatgatggtggaaAACGTTAtggggcaatgacaaccaacATATCTGAGTGCTTCAATGGTGTACTAAAAGGTGCACGTGGTTTGCCTATAGCTgcaatggttgagttcacttggtcTAAGCTTGTTGCATATTTCCACGATCGACACAAAGACATTACTCATGATCTCTCGGAGGGTAAGAGGTGGAGTGAATATGCCATGTCCATTTATTGTGCAAATAAGCTCAAAGCTGCACAACATCATGTGAGGGAATTTAACAATCAGGATGATATATATCAAGTATTTACATCATACAATGACCATAGCACTGGAGGGGGACACAGTTATGAAATTCGGTTAATGGATAGAACATGTGGGTGTGGGGAATGGCAAAACATTAAGATCCCATGTTCACATTTAATTAAAGTCTGTGAGTTGCTACACATTGATCCGACCAAATATATTGATCCATATTATAGTTTGGAGAATGCCATTAACAGCTATTCACATGGATTTACGGTGCCTaagtcagagtcattgtggagggatgCTGATGGCTTAAAGTGGCTGCCTGACCCAAAATTGTTGCGAGACAAAGGTCGACCAGTGAAATCAAGAattagaaatgagatggatggGGTCAGGCGAAGACAGAGAAGCAGGAGGGAGGAGTCGGACTTGAGGGAGAATCAACCCAAGCAAAGATGTGGATTGTGTCATGAAGAGGGACATAACCGTAGAAAATGTCCGGATTCTTGTGGTGCTTCGACAAGCGGTTATCTTCCAAACTAG